The region AATTGCGCTGAGCCTCTGTATAGTTAGGCTGCAGCCTCAGAGCTTCCTCATAGGCCGCAGCGGCCGCTTCAAACTGATTCTGAAAAAACCGCACATTACCCAAATTGTTATAGGCCGAAGCATAGTCAGGATCGAGGGCGATCGCTGCCTCATAGGAAGTAATCGCTGCCTCAAACTGATTGCGGTTGTAGAATGCCACGCCCAGGTTGTTATGGATCGTGGCGTCGTCAGGGCTAATCTGAATTGCCTGTTGATAGATCTCGATCGCTGCCTCTAGCTGACCTTGCTGACGCAGAACAATGCCCAAATTACTGTAGGCCGAAGCATAGTCTGGGTCGATGGCGATCGCCTCTTGAAAAGCCGCTTGCCCTTCCGTCAGTCGCCCTTGCTTGGCCAACGCCACGCCCAAATTGTTGTAGGCGCTCACCAACTCTGGATCCAGAGCGATCGCCTGTTGATGGGCAGCGATCGCTTCATCTAAATTGCCTTGGCGGTTGAAGGTGACCCCTAAACCATTGTGGGCATCGGCTAAGTCCTGGTCTAGATCCAACGCTTGACCATAGGCCGCGATCGCCTCATCCAACTGGCCCAACTCTCGCAAAGCATTCCCTAAATTGGCATGGGCTGATGCGTTACTGGGTTCTCGGTCAATCACCTGCTGCCAAATCTCCGCAGCCGCGCTGTAGTCTTTGTCGGCTTCCGCCGCTTCTCCCTGCTGCACCAGTTGCAGAATCGAGTCCGTCTGCGAAGCCACGGCGATCGCTGGCATCGGCAATCCTAGCCCTAAACCAAGACTGAGCAGCACAATCGACCTACGGAACGACGAGGCAGAGAAACCCAAAGCTATCATGACCCATGACCTCGGCAGGATGTATTGTCCTATTGTA is a window of Leptolyngbya sp. CCY15150 DNA encoding:
- a CDS encoding tetratricopeptide repeat protein; amino-acid sequence: MIALGFSASSFRRSIVLLSLGLGLGLPMPAIAVASQTDSILQLVQQGEAAEADKDYSAAAEIWQQVIDREPSNASAHANLGNALRELGQLDEAIAAYGQALDLDQDLADAHNGLGVTFNRQGNLDEAIAAHQQAIALDPELVSAYNNLGVALAKQGRLTEGQAAFQEAIAIDPDYASAYSNLGIVLRQQGQLEAAIEIYQQAIQISPDDATIHNNLGVAFYNRNQFEAAITSYEAAIALDPDYASAYNNLGNVRFFQNQFEAAAAAYEEALRLQPNYTEAQRNLELVQQILDVQ